A part of Caretta caretta isolate rCarCar2 chromosome 1, rCarCar1.hap1, whole genome shotgun sequence genomic DNA contains:
- the IL18BP gene encoding interleukin-18-binding protein isoform X1 — MINTSSPSGSEQTAQPDRMDPAPARRHPGVMGAVPWLPLVLLCGHFQSSDAASSLRPEIITPLKPVKSPALGKRFSLRCQAKSPFPGMTLIYWLANGSFVEDQYLDLAVCEGDIVTEARGTGVLLTRELHFRSFSQRDSSTSFMCVVRNPAGLEKALVRWDPEQPAQVAEPQQETRQDVQTPETTPSVDWAQSMDGAQGQQRQPARGSDIVPMAAKCHFAGKAMPASLHGQHS; from the exons ATGATAAATACTTCCTCCCCCAGCGGCTCCGAGCAGACAGCCCAGCCTGACAGGATGGACCCAGCCCCGGCCCGCAGGCACCCAG GTGTGATGGGTGCTGTTCCCTGGCTCCCTCTAGTCCTCCTCTGCGGCCACTTCCAAAGCTCAG ATGCAGCTTCCAGCCTGCGCCCAGAGATCATCACCCCCCTGAAGCCTGTGAAAAGTCCCGCCTTGG GGAAACGCTTCAGTCTCCGCTGCCAGGCTAAGAGCCCCTTCCCGGGGATGACCCTCATCTACTGGCTGGCAAACGGCTCCTTCGTGGAGGACCAGTACCTGGACTTGGCAGTGTGCGAAGGGGACATCGT AACGGAGGCCAGGGGCACCGGGGTCCTCCTGACCCGGGAGTTGCACTTCCGCTCCTTCTCCCAGCGGGACAGCAGCACCTCCTTCATGTGCGTGGTGAGGAACCCAGCCGGGCTGGAAAAGGCACTTGTCCGCTGGGACCCTGAGCAGCCAGCCCAGGTCGCGGAGCCGCAGCAGGAGACAAGGCAGGACGTCCAGACCCCGGAGACCACCCCCAGCGTGGACTG GGCCCAGAGCATGGATGGAGCACAGGGACAGCAGCGCCAGCCCGCGAGAGGCAGCGATATTGTGCCTATGGCTGCCAAGTGCCACTTCGCTGGCAAGGCTATGCCAGCCTCCCTCCATGGCCAACACAGCTGA
- the IL18BP gene encoding interleukin-18-binding protein isoform X2 — MINTSSPSGSEQTAQPDRMDPAPARRHPDAASSLRPEIITPLKPVKSPALGKRFSLRCQAKSPFPGMTLIYWLANGSFVEDQYLDLAVCEGDIVTEARGTGVLLTRELHFRSFSQRDSSTSFMCVVRNPAGLEKALVRWDPEQPAQVAEPQQETRQDVQTPETTPSVDWAQSMDGAQGQQRQPARGSDIVPMAAKCHFAGKAMPASLHGQHS; from the exons ATGATAAATACTTCCTCCCCCAGCGGCTCCGAGCAGACAGCCCAGCCTGACAGGATGGACCCAGCCCCGGCCCGCAGGCACCCAG ATGCAGCTTCCAGCCTGCGCCCAGAGATCATCACCCCCCTGAAGCCTGTGAAAAGTCCCGCCTTGG GGAAACGCTTCAGTCTCCGCTGCCAGGCTAAGAGCCCCTTCCCGGGGATGACCCTCATCTACTGGCTGGCAAACGGCTCCTTCGTGGAGGACCAGTACCTGGACTTGGCAGTGTGCGAAGGGGACATCGT AACGGAGGCCAGGGGCACCGGGGTCCTCCTGACCCGGGAGTTGCACTTCCGCTCCTTCTCCCAGCGGGACAGCAGCACCTCCTTCATGTGCGTGGTGAGGAACCCAGCCGGGCTGGAAAAGGCACTTGTCCGCTGGGACCCTGAGCAGCCAGCCCAGGTCGCGGAGCCGCAGCAGGAGACAAGGCAGGACGTCCAGACCCCGGAGACCACCCCCAGCGTGGACTG GGCCCAGAGCATGGATGGAGCACAGGGACAGCAGCGCCAGCCCGCGAGAGGCAGCGATATTGTGCCTATGGCTGCCAAGTGCCACTTCGCTGGCAAGGCTATGCCAGCCTCCCTCCATGGCCAACACAGCTGA